Below is a genomic region from Castanea sativa cultivar Marrone di Chiusa Pesio chromosome 2, ASM4071231v1.
TGGGTTTTGGCCATTCTTGACTGGGTAAGAGGCTTCCATTAGAATTCCACACTTGCCAGTATATGTCTCCAACACATTGCGCTGGATCTTGATGTATCCATTCTCACCCCAGTTTGTTCCCCATGAGTTCCTCACAAGCCAATAGTCCACGCCATTCTCTGTGCCATATCCAACAGCAACCACACCATGGTCTAGCGCTGAGCCACATTCACCAGAAAATACACCCTGAAAtttttgaaggaaaataaataattacttcAGTGTACAAATAGAGTAAATTAGGGGGCAATTGATACCTAGCCACAAAGAACATAaagaatgcgtttggataggaggctgcgtccacgtctgggcagtttttttttttttttttttttttccacgcgcatgtgtcactgttcattggccatgaacagtgattttaggccaatgaacagtactttttgggatgaacagtaatttttacacattaaaaaattatttttgtacagtattttcagttttcagttttcagttttcagccaTAAGTAATCTCAAAAGCAAAATTTATGATACTGCTCAATATAAGCAGATCATATGCTTCTAAACTGAGCCAATTATAGAACCAAAAATGGATAAAGCCAATTCCTTGAGTAGCTGACAAGTATGCCTCTAGCTTCTAAAACCaaatttatgtagtaaaatCAAATAAAGGAAACACAAAGAAATACTAGTCAGCTTACCGAATCATAGAGCTGAAGAGCCATGCCACTGGCTTCAATTGCAACACTCACAGGCTGATGTGCCACAGCCTTTTTCaaagcattctcatcaaaggGTGGAACATCCTCGTACCCATCAATACTAACAACCTTAACATTCTTCTGCAATAACCCAACACACAATACCCaattacaatcaaaattcaagATTACCCTAAAACAGATAGATGTTCCTAAGTAGTAAATTGAATCAATCTGATTCAATACATGAGAAAATTGAGCAGTTTGATACGAACCTTGGTCGCGTCGCATTTGCTGTCAACACCTAGGTAAGGGTAGTCAGACTCGGTGTCCATGCCACCGTTTTGCCTAATGAAATCGAAGGCATAATCCATGAGACCTCCATTGCATCCACCATTGTACTCTCTGTCACAGTCCACAAGTTCTTGTTCCGATAGAGAGATTAGTTCACTGGTGACAATTTGGTTTATGCCTTCCACTGCGGCCACTGTTGAGAACGCCCAGCAACTTCCTGCATACCAGCATTAAACACAGCATATATTCAACTACTTGAGGGGGTCTGTACTGTTTCATTCATTTACAGATTTAGAAATGCAAAAGCTACTCCAATTTTATTACAAACTACTCTCGacatcattaaaaataatattgttattgttaatTAAGGGAGTATCAAATACTATACCTTCTTTTAttagaatgaaagaaaaaaaaaatacccgtGACCAATGTTATACCTaaccttattaaaaatttataaccg
It encodes:
- the LOC142625707 gene encoding cysteine proteinase mucunain, encoding MAPNLSSSSLTTMSIAIATLLFLSFVSSSYASDMSIISTSTSASRSDAEVMEIFQSWLVKHGKVYNGIGENDKRFEIFKENLRFIDEHNSQARTYKVGLNKFADLTNEEYRAKYLGTRSDPKRRVMKSKNPSRRYALNAGETLPHSVDWRVKGAVSPIKDQGSCGSCWAFSTVAAVEGINQIVTSELISLSEQELVDCDREYNGGCNGGLMDYAFDFIRQNGGMDTESDYPYLGVDSKCDATKKNVKVVSIDGYEDVPPFDENALKKAVAHQPVSVAIEASGMALQLYDSGVFSGECGSALDHGVVAVGYGTENGVDYWLVRNSWGTNWGENGYIKIQRNVLETYTGKCGILMEASYPVKNGQNPSKAFWAFESAVEIISSA